TCACGCTATGAACGCAGATGAGATGATGTATTTTCATGTAGATGGGAAGGTAGAATCTGTATCTGTATTTGATGCGAGATTGCAGAGGTTAGATGAAGGGAACGAACACCCGCCAATCTTTTTTGAAAATAGAAGTTATCAGCTTGTTGTTGTTCCGAAAAATAACAAGCAGCTCTCTTTTTATCATGAACATCCAGGATTTCGAAAACAAGTTAGTTCTATTCAAATGGGATCACTTCATGTGTTAATGGGAAATCTTTCGTTTCCGAATGAAGTAGGAAATACAACGTTTGAAATTAAAGATGATCAAGATACTTTACTAACTGTTACATTTGAAGTTTTCCCGGCAAAACTTGATTATAAGGATGATTACAGAGCCTTATTAGATGAAGTAAATGATGAGATTTATAATTTAGCGTTTCATTTACTAAAGAGAACTTACTTAGGAGCATCTGCAATTTACGCTACAAATCCATCGAAGAGTGAGTTCTATCGTATTTTAAATGATTCCTTTGAGCGATTTATGAAGTCAATCTCTCATATAAAAAGACAACCACATCATACGCTTATGACTAGACATCAACTAGTACGAGGAGAAAAAATTCGTAAATTGGATTCTGTCGGAATGAATTATTTACGAAAGCGACCACACTTGCTCCAAGGAGAAAATAGTATACCAACTAAAGGTATTACAGCTTATAAGGAAGTGTCTTATGATACGTTAGAAAATAGATTTGTTAAATGGATGATTCAAAGAGTTGTACATAAAATAGAAGATTTACTTAAGGCGCTAGAGCCAAAGTCTAGATATACACGTGGTGTAACTGATGAAGATTTACTAGAGCGTGTAAAAAATATGAAGTATCGAATGAAAAATGAATTGAACGATCCATTTTGGCGAGGAATAGGAAAATTAGATCGCTCGGTCTTTTCACTCGTAATCCAAATGGTGGCAGGCTATAGAGATGCATATCAAATCTTCTTAATGCTATCGCGAGGTTTAACATTACGAGGACAAATTTTCAAAATGTCGGTAAAGGATGTCGCAAGGTTATACGAATACTGGACGTATTTAAAGCTCGGACAAATTCTATCTAAAAAATATATACCGCTCCATCAAGATGTTATTCAAGTAAAGCAAGATGGTTTATATGTAACGCTAGATGAAAGTAAAACTGCGAAAAGGACGTTCAAACATCCAGAAACAGACGAGGTAATCGAGCTATACTTCCAAAAACGAAACGGTCGACTGCCAACGGTTACACAAAAACCAGATACGATGCTCGCTATTGAGAAAAAGGGAAAGAACTATCAATATCAATATATTTTTGATGCGAAATACCGAATTGATTTTGCTGAAAGATCTCATTATAAAAGGAAGTATGGCACCCCTGGCCCGATGGAAGAAGACATTAATACAATGCATCGTTACAGAGATGCACTAGTAGTAGAACAAGAAGGACCATTTGAACGAACAGCTTACGGAGCGTACGTACTATTTCCTTGGAACCAAGAGGAAGCATATGAGAATCATCCATTTTATAAAAGTATAGAAAAAGTTAATATCGGTGGATTCCCGTTCTTACCAAACGCAACAAGACTAGTCGAACAATTTCTAGACCATCTTATTGAAAAAAGCCCAGAAGAAATTATAAGAGAAGGCATCCTTCCAAGAGGCACAAAAGAAGAATGGCACTCATCGCTAGAAGAAAAAGTATTAGTGGGCAGCGTGAAAACTGAAGCCGACTATGAAACATATAGAAAAGAAGGCTTATACCAGTTACCAGTCACACAGTTAAAACCAGGATGGCAAGAAGCAAAGTACATAGCATTATATGCACCGAAAAAATGGCACGGGGAAAAAGGCGGCATCCAATACGTAGCCAAAATCAAACAAATTCAAATGCACCAAAACGACGAATATATATATTTCGAACTAGAATCATGGAAAAAACTAGACCACCTCATCCGCCCAGTAGGATATGGCATTCAAACATACACAATAACAACTATGTCGTTATTAAAAGAAGTACAAGAACTCCCAGAACTCTTCATGAAATCAAAAGAAGAACGAACTCTTTGGAAAACGCTGCGCCGTTTTACGAAGCAAGTTAAGGTGGAACTGGATCATCATAATTTAGATGAGGCTTCTGCCATTAAGAGTTATTATGTGCAGGATGTTCAGATTTGGGTTAATTATGAGAATGGGGTTGTTATGGTGGGGAGAGATGGACGAGTTAAGGAGGTGCCTTTGGAGTTGGTTATTGGGAGAGGTTCGGTGTTATTTAGGGAGGTTTTAGAAGTATTAAATGTTGAGGAATAGTGCTTAGATACAAAGGGGATTAAGTAATGATTAAGGGGCGAAGTTTATTTTTGCATGGAAAAAATGAGTTTAGGTGAAGTGGAGAAATTTTCAAATATTATAGATAAATATTAGTTGGATAAAGTGTATTGTTAGTTATGGGAAGAAGGGCATAGAAGGCATATGTTCTTCTTTTTATTTGTAAATAAAGTAGGTATGATAACCTCCACCCTGTCAAGGTAAAGATCTTATTTTATCTCTATATTAGTAATAATAAAATTTTCTTATATATCCCCTTGCACCTCCCCCAACGTCACCCCCTAACCTAAAGAAGACAAATCAAAAAGGGGGGACAAAACCAACCATGAAAACCACCACAAAAGAAAAAAGAAACACCATCATCATGCTACTACTCTCAGCCGTAATAGGAATTTTTTCACCATTACTCATGTACATTACACTGGCACGTAAAAATGAAGTGTACAAATACCATTGCCGAAAGGCGTTCAACTTTCATTTGTTAATCTTTCTTCTATTTAATATTAGTTCGCGTATTAGTGATGTTTTGTTTTGGATCGTATTTGCCTTTGAGGTTGTTCATGTGATCTTTGTTGCGTGGAAAGTAATAAGCGACGAACCATATCGTTATCTCATTCGAATTCCCTTATTTAAAGAAGATAAGTATACGGTGGAAGGAGAATAGGTGATGAAACAAGAAGTGGAGATAAGGGGAAAGCGACTTTTGGTTATGATTGCAGTGTTGTTTATTGCAATTTATATTGTTTTACGAAAAAGAAAGTATGAGTACTTTTATGATGGTATTAGTGAGTATGAAAATCGTTATAAAGGGAATGTTCCTTTTTTATTATTCTTTGTAGGTTTGTTTCAATATTGTCGGCAGAATGAGATGAGCTTTTCTCATATGCTTCAGTATGTGAAAGAGAAGTTAGCGGAGTAGGTGATGATATGGCGTGGATGATTAGTGAGTTTGCAAGTGTTGGGGATGTTACGGTGCGGACGCTTCGTTATTATGACAAGATTAATTTATTAAAGCCAAGCGATTATACTGAGGGAGGGCATCGGTTATATACAAAAGATGATTTGTATGTGTTACAGCAAATTCAATCGTTTAAGCATCTCGGTTTTTCGCTTGGGGAAATTCAAAATATTATATTACAGCGGAATGTAGAGACTGAAGATTTTTTAAGACAAATGCATTTTCAAAGGGAATTGCTGTTGGCAGAGCAAGAAAGAATTGCGAAGGTACTTTCGCATATGGATGAGATGACAAAGAAGTTTCAAAAGGAAGAACGAGTGGATGTCGCTTTGTTTTCTTCTTTTTTGCAAACTTTTATATGGGAGAAAGAAAATAAGGAATGGTTAGAGGAACATTTTTCAAAGGATAGTGTTCAGTCGTTTTATAATAATAAGGAACTAAAAGAGAAGTTTGATCGGCGCTTTATGGATGTGATAGGGAAGTTAAAAAAGTATAAGGAAGAAGAGAAGGATCCGATTCATCATGAAGTTCAAGTTACTCTGAAGGAGTTTTTCAATGTAATACAAGAGATAACGAACTATCTTGATATACCTCAAAGTGATATAGAGGATATAATCCAAAAATCAAACCTTCCACTATCCGAATTCCCAGCTCTCTTCACAACTGAAGAAGAAAACTATATAAAAGAAGCAATGCAGCAGTTTAACAACTAGTTAAACTGCTTTTCCATTATAATAGAAGAAAAACCAAACGGAGGAAAACCCCCATGCAAACCTACAACAAACTAATCCGAAATAAAATCCCACAAATCATAAAAGCTAACGGAAAAACACCCACAACAAAAATTCTCCCCAAAGACGAATACATAAAAGAACTCTGCAAGAAAACAGAAGAAGAACTAACTGAATACCTAGAAGCAACAACAAAAGAATATAAACTAGAAGAACTATCCGACCTACTAGAACTAATAAATGCCCTAGCAGAACACGAAGACACAACTCTAGAAGAAATCAACAACATCCGAAAAAAGAAAGCAGAAGAACGAGGTGACTTTTCAGATCGAGTATTTTTAATCGAAGTAACCGCTAACTAGCCCCTCCTAAGCCCCTTACAAGCCCCTACCAAGTAATAAATCACTAAGAAAAAATATAACAAAAACAAAAACAAAAACA
This genomic window from Bacillus anthracis str. Vollum contains:
- a CDS encoding restriction endonuclease-like protein; protein product: MVSPLSGSNNEIELVKIETEELSLTIKGNPYHEKYESLKEYHAMNADEMMYFHVDGKVESVSVFDARLQRLDEGNEHPPIFFENRSYQLVVVPKNNKQLSFYHEHPGFRKQVSSIQMGSLHVLMGNLSFPNEVGNTTFEIKDDQDTLLTVTFEVFPAKLDYKDDYRALLDEVNDEIYNLAFHLLKRTYLGASAIYATNPSKSEFYRILNDSFERFMKSISHIKRQPHHTLMTRHQLVRGEKIRKLDSVGMNYLRKRPHLLQGENSIPTKGITAYKEVSYDTLENRFVKWMIQRVVHKIEDLLKALEPKSRYTRGVTDEDLLERVKNMKYRMKNELNDPFWRGIGKLDRSVFSLVIQMVAGYRDAYQIFLMLSRGLTLRGQIFKMSVKDVARLYEYWTYLKLGQILSKKYIPLHQDVIQVKQDGLYVTLDESKTAKRTFKHPETDEVIELYFQKRNGRLPTVTQKPDTMLAIEKKGKNYQYQYIFDAKYRIDFAERSHYKRKYGTPGPMEEDINTMHRYRDALVVEQEGPFERTAYGAYVLFPWNQEEAYENHPFYKSIEKVNIGGFPFLPNATRLVEQFLDHLIEKSPEEIIREGILPRGTKEEWHSSLEEKVLVGSVKTEADYETYRKEGLYQLPVTQLKPGWQEAKYIALYAPKKWHGEKGGIQYVAKIKQIQMHQNDEYIYFELESWKKLDHLIRPVGYGIQTYTITTMSLLKEVQELPELFMKSKEERTLWKTLRRFTKQVKVELDHHNLDEASAIKSYYVQDVQIWVNYENGVVMVGRDGRVKEVPLELVIGRGSVLFREVLEVLNVEE
- a CDS encoding nucleoside triphosphate pyrophosphohydrolase, with translation MQTYNKLIRNKIPQIIKANGKTPTTKILPKDEYIKELCKKTEEELTEYLEATTKEYKLEELSDLLELINALAEHEDTTLEEINNIRKKKAEERGDFSDRVFLIEVTAN
- a CDS encoding DUF4870 domain-containing protein, translating into MKTTTKEKRNTIIMLLLSAVIGIFSPLLMYITLARKNEVYKYHCRKAFNFHLLIFLLFNISSRISDVLFWIVFAFEVVHVIFVAWKVISDEPYRYLIRIPLFKEDKYTVEGE
- a CDS encoding MerR family transcriptional regulator, whose amino-acid sequence is MAWMISEFASVGDVTVRTLRYYDKINLLKPSDYTEGGHRLYTKDDLYVLQQIQSFKHLGFSLGEIQNIILQRNVETEDFLRQMHFQRELLLAEQERIAKVLSHMDEMTKKFQKEERVDVALFSSFLQTFIWEKENKEWLEEHFSKDSVQSFYNNKELKEKFDRRFMDVIGKLKKYKEEEKDPIHHEVQVTLKEFFNVIQEITNYLDIPQSDIEDIIQKSNLPLSEFPALFTTEEENYIKEAMQQFNN